One region of Esox lucius isolate fEsoLuc1 chromosome 17, fEsoLuc1.pri, whole genome shotgun sequence genomic DNA includes:
- the LOC105016823 gene encoding synaptonemal complex protein 3, which translates to MATPKGRAQKGKAKCLSGKTCTEDFIQSFNHENLPVVEAEALRGGKPLSEPDDDEDDDIDITKGRDMITMLDRFGADINKAFQAKRKRLEIFTKSSVKSSHQRIEQLWKFQQRDRNKVKEEYSVQFNTVFNQWDTDVQKSRDNEEKLLSMFQHQQKMFQHMRASQSQRLKTLKQLLEQYIQSLDSMEKTHVSQQSAVQDELRQEMALFQKKILMETQQQEMATVRKSLQTMLM; encoded by the exons ACCTGTACAGAAGACTTCATTCAGAGTTTCAACCATGAAAACCTGCCAG TAGTTGAGGCAGAGGCATTGAGAGGAGGGAAACCTCTGTCAGAGCcagatgatgatgaggatgatgacatTGACATCACCAAAGG AAGGGATATGATCACCATGTTGGACAGATTCGGAG CGGACATAAACAAAGCATTCCAGGCAAAACGCAAACGCTTGGAAATATTCACAAAGTCCTCTGTGAAATCAAGCCATCAGAGGATTGAGCAGTTATGGAAGTTTCAACAAAGAGACAG GAATAAAGTGAAAGAAGAGTACAGCGTCCAGTTCAACACAGTCTTTAACCAGTGGGACACAGATGTGCAGAAGTCCAGGGATAACGAGGAGAAACTACTG AGTATGTTCCAGCACCAACAGAAGATGTTTCAGCACATGAGGGCCTCCCAAAGTCAGAGACTGAAGACTCTGAAGCAGCTGCTAGAGCAGTACATCCAG AGTCTTGATTCCATGGAGAAGACCCACGTCAGCCAGCAGAGTGCTGTACAGGATGAGCTGCGCCAGGAGATGGCACTGTTTCAAAAAAAGATCCTCATGGAAACA CAACAGCAAGAGATGGCTACAGTGCGTAAGTCTCTGCAGACAATGCTGATGTAA